A region of Piscinibacter gummiphilus DNA encodes the following proteins:
- the pnuC gene encoding nicotinamide riboside transporter PnuC, which yields MDTLLQALQPLFATALTVWGAPVSWLELIGCVLAIVMVVFNMRVNPIAWPLAIVSSLLFFALFWNSGLYGEASLQIVFAVLAGWGWWQWLNGHQDNGATLRVRHLRPSARVKAVVALALAWPATALFLGTFTNSTVPWWDAFPTAASLVGQWLLGRKYVENWPTWVAVNVVSVGLFAYKGLWFTTALYLVFVAMSFSGWRAWRQLASAR from the coding sequence ATGGACACCTTGCTGCAAGCCCTGCAGCCGCTGTTCGCGACGGCCCTCACCGTGTGGGGCGCGCCCGTCAGCTGGCTCGAATTGATCGGCTGCGTGCTCGCGATCGTGATGGTCGTGTTCAACATGCGCGTGAACCCGATCGCCTGGCCGCTGGCCATCGTCAGTTCGCTGCTCTTCTTCGCCCTCTTCTGGAACAGCGGCCTCTACGGCGAGGCCTCGCTGCAGATCGTCTTCGCCGTGCTGGCCGGCTGGGGCTGGTGGCAATGGCTCAACGGCCACCAGGACAACGGCGCCACGCTGCGCGTGCGCCACCTGCGCCCGTCGGCGCGCGTGAAGGCGGTCGTCGCGCTCGCGCTCGCGTGGCCCGCCACCGCGCTGTTCCTCGGCACCTTCACCAACTCCACGGTGCCGTGGTGGGACGCCTTCCCCACCGCCGCGAGCCTCGTCGGCCAGTGGCTGCTCGGCCGCAAGTACGTGGAGAACTGGCCCACCTGGGTGGCCGTCAACGTCGTCAGCGTGGGGCTGTTCGCGTACAAGGGCCTGTGGTTCACGACGGCGCTGTACCTCGTGTTCGTCGCCATGTCCTTCTCGGGCTGGCGCGCGTGGCGGCAGCTGGCGTCCGCGCGCTGA